One genomic segment of Notolabrus celidotus isolate fNotCel1 unplaced genomic scaffold, fNotCel1.pri scaffold_264_arrow_ctg1, whole genome shotgun sequence includes these proteins:
- the tymp gene encoding thymidine phosphorylase, whose translation MQSIPDLIKKKRDGEQLSDEEIRTFIRAVTDGTMQESQIGAMLMAIWQKGMLDAETSILTREMMSSGEVMSWPKEWAGLVVDKHSTGGVGDKVSLVLAPALAACGCKVPMISGRGLAHTGGTLDKLETIPGYNVQQPAAQILEMLDSVGCCIVGQTETLVPADRVLYALRDTTSTVDSLPLITGSIISKKGAESLSALVLDVKFGRAALYKDLESAKQLAQSLVNAGNSLGICTGAVLSCMDATIGRCVGNSLEVIESVETLKGRGPDDLMELVTTLGGVLLKMTGLVSDLSEGRAKISDAVIGGAALTKFQTMLEKQGVAKETARSLCSAHTDYHSVLRKSQHQRELKTPAEGVIKDVDGLVLAQVLHQLGAGRSKAGEPVNHSVGAELLVSLGQRVGKGESWLRLHYEDPAPTPDQMNRLQSALTLGEPDDTPDPQTQFSLVRELLLPL comes from the exons ATGCAGTCCATCCCAGATCTGatcaagaagaagagagacggAGAGCAGCTGAGTGATGAGGAGATCAGAACGTTCATCCGGGCTGTGACGGACGGGACGATGCAGGAGAGTCAGATCG GTGCCATGCTGATGGCCATATGGCAGAAAGGAATGCTCGACGCCGAGACCTCCATCCTGACCCGAGAGATGATGTCATCGGGGGAGGTGATGTCGTGGCCAAAGGAGTGGGCGGGGCTTGTGGTTGACAAACACTCCACGGGAGGTGTTGGAGATAAAGTTAGTCTGGTGTTAGCACCAGCGCTAGCTGCCTGTGGCTGTaag GTGCCAATGATAAGTGGGCGGGGCTTGGCTCACACAGGAGGAACTCTGGATAAACTGGAAACAATTCCAGGATACAACGTCCAGCAGCCAGCAGCTCAG ATTCTGGAGATGCTGGACTCAGTGGGCTGTTGCATCGTTGGTCAGACGGAGACGCTGGTTCCTGCTGATCGAGTCCTGTACGCTCTGCGAGACACCACCAGTACAGTGGACAGTTTACCTTTAATTACAG GTTCAATCATCTCAAAGAAAGGTGCAGAGTCTCTGTCTGCTCTCGTCCTGGATGTGAAGTTTGGGCGAGCTGCTCTGTACAAAGACCTGGAGAGTGCTAAACAGCTCGCACAGTCTCTA GTGAATGCAGGTAACAGCCTTGGTATATGTACGGGGGCGGTCCTTAGCTGTATGGACGCTACGATTGGTCGATGTGTTGGAAACAGTCTGGAGGTGATCGAGTCCGTGGAGACGCTAAAGGGAAGAGGACCTGACGACCTGATGGAGCTTGTCACGACTCTGG GTGGAGTTTTACTGAAGATGACCGGCTTGGTGTCGGACCTATCAGAAGGCAGAGCGAAGATTTCTGACGCTGTGATTGGTGGAGCTGCTTTGACAAAGTTCCAGACGATGTTAGAAAAACAGGGCGTGGCCAAAGAGACAGCTCGCAGTCTTTGCTCCGCCCACACAGATTACCACAGCGTCCTGAGGAAGTCTCAGCATCAGAGGGAACTGAAGACTCCTGCTGAAG GCGTCATCAAGGACGTGGACGGTTTGGTGCTCGCACAAGTTCTTCATCAGCTGGGGGCGGGACGATCGAAAGCTGGAGAACCTGTCAATCACAGCGTGGGGGCGGAGCTACTGGTGTCGCTGGGTCAGAGGGTCGGGAAAG GGGAGTCTTGGTTACGGCTGCACTACGAGGATCCAGCTCCGACTCCAGACCAGATGAATCGACTGCAGAGCGCTCTGACGCTGGGGGAACCTGACGACACACCTGATCCACAGACACAGTTCAGTTTAGTGAGAGAACTTCTGCTTCCTCTCTGA